A window of the Haloarcula litorea genome harbors these coding sequences:
- a CDS encoding FAD synthase, with product MTRVVAQGTFDLLHPGHVHYLRDAEAMGDELHVIVARSVNVTHKEPPVVPDEQRRDMVGALKPVDEAHLGHPEDIFVPIEHIEPDVIALGYDQHHDTDQLRHALAERGIDCEIRRASPLDADEEYLLSTGRIIDRVIDERA from the coding sequence GTGACACGCGTCGTCGCACAGGGCACCTTCGACCTGCTGCACCCGGGCCACGTCCACTACCTCCGGGACGCCGAGGCGATGGGCGACGAACTCCACGTCATCGTCGCCCGCTCGGTCAACGTCACGCACAAGGAGCCGCCGGTCGTCCCCGACGAGCAGCGCCGGGACATGGTCGGTGCCCTCAAGCCGGTCGACGAGGCCCACCTCGGCCACCCCGAAGACATCTTCGTCCCCATCGAGCACATCGAGCCGGACGTCATCGCGCTGGGCTACGACCAGCACCACGACACCGACCAGCTCCGGCACGCGCTGGCCGAGCGCGGCATCGACTGCGAGATCCGTCGCGCCAGCCCGCTGGACGCGGACGAGGAGTACCTGCTCTCGACGGGTCGGATCATCGACCGCGTGATCGATG
- a CDS encoding Mov34/MPN/PAD-1 family protein yields the protein MGLFRSGGVLGIAESALEFALAASEESHPNEYMGLLRGDDARTVGLDESGTVLTDVLVIPGTESNPVSATVKTSMVPNDVRAAGSIHSHPNGVLQPSDADLQTFGRGDVHIIVGYPYGRDDWRAFDNDGEPVDLPVLDVEPPEEAFFDFDQSDIDRELREEEFDS from the coding sequence ATGGGGCTGTTTCGCTCGGGCGGCGTCCTCGGCATCGCCGAGTCGGCACTCGAGTTCGCACTGGCCGCGTCCGAGGAGTCACACCCGAACGAGTATATGGGACTGCTCCGGGGCGACGACGCGCGGACGGTCGGCCTCGACGAGTCCGGGACCGTCCTGACGGACGTGCTCGTCATCCCCGGCACGGAGTCCAACCCCGTCAGCGCGACGGTCAAGACGAGTATGGTACCCAACGACGTTCGCGCGGCGGGCTCGATCCACTCCCACCCCAACGGCGTCCTCCAGCCCAGCGACGCCGACCTCCAGACGTTCGGCCGCGGGGACGTCCACATCATCGTCGGCTACCCGTACGGCCGGGACGACTGGCGGGCCTTCGACAACGACGGCGAGCCGGTCGACCTGCCCGTGCTGGACGTCGAACCGCCCGAGGAGGCCTTCTTCGACTTCGACCAGTCGGACATCGACCGGGAGCTGCGCGAGGAGGAGTTCGACTCGTGA
- a CDS encoding DHH family phosphoesterase encodes MSPQDGTDDGATVPDGGTTVYDLASQCTVDDLVEGNRYEAVVNGVVDYGVFVDLSEEVSGLVHDSNLLGAYDVGDDLVVELGEVRPNGDLSFEEVQLSDYGVEHVPHGTATAVGDLADATGDTVVVEGQVVQIKQTGGPTVFQVRDGTGVVPCAAFEEAGVRAFPDVELDDVVRVSGRAEERDGGVQVEVDSLGVLDGEDAEEVETGIESALETAAEPADVDPLVDWPAFEKLWEDLREVAAELRHTVLEGRPIRMRHHADGDGLCASVPLQVALERFIADYYEDDDAPQHLLKRLPSKAPYYEMEDVTRDLNFALEDRTRHGQKLPLLLMLDNGSTEEDTPAYRNLQHYDIPVVVVDHHHPDPEAVEPLIEHHVNPYLHDEDYRITTGMLCVELARMIDPEITDDLQHVPAVAGISDRSEGEAMADYVDLAREKGYDEDDLRDIGEALDYATHWLRYSSGERLITDVLDVDCDDRDRHEELVEFLADRAERDVEEQLDAAMSHVDHERLDNGAHLYTIDVENHAHRFTYPAPGKTTGEIHDRKVAETGDPVITIGYGPDFAVLRSDGVRLDIPQMVAELTEEVDGGGVSGGGHLVVGSIKFVSGRREAVIDALVEKMADAEIDEDLGSSTALPGEV; translated from the coding sequence ATGTCTCCGCAAGATGGCACCGACGACGGTGCCACGGTCCCCGACGGCGGGACCACCGTCTACGATCTGGCGTCGCAGTGTACCGTCGACGACCTGGTCGAGGGGAACCGCTACGAGGCCGTGGTCAACGGCGTCGTCGACTACGGCGTCTTCGTCGACCTCTCCGAGGAAGTGTCGGGACTCGTCCACGACTCGAACCTGCTGGGCGCGTACGACGTCGGCGACGACCTCGTGGTCGAACTCGGCGAGGTCCGCCCCAACGGCGACCTGAGCTTCGAGGAGGTCCAGCTGAGCGACTACGGCGTCGAACACGTCCCCCACGGGACGGCGACGGCCGTCGGGGACCTCGCCGACGCGACCGGCGACACCGTCGTCGTCGAGGGGCAGGTCGTCCAGATCAAGCAGACCGGCGGCCCGACCGTGTTCCAGGTCCGGGACGGCACCGGCGTCGTCCCCTGTGCGGCCTTCGAGGAGGCCGGCGTCCGCGCGTTCCCCGACGTGGAGCTCGACGACGTCGTCCGCGTCTCCGGCCGCGCCGAGGAGCGCGACGGCGGCGTCCAGGTCGAGGTCGACTCGCTGGGCGTCCTCGACGGCGAGGACGCCGAGGAGGTCGAGACCGGCATCGAGTCGGCGCTGGAGACGGCCGCCGAACCCGCCGACGTCGACCCGCTGGTCGACTGGCCGGCCTTCGAGAAGCTCTGGGAGGACCTCCGCGAGGTCGCGGCCGAACTCCGCCACACCGTGCTGGAGGGCCGCCCCATCCGGATGCGCCACCACGCCGACGGGGACGGCCTCTGTGCCAGCGTCCCGCTGCAGGTCGCGCTCGAACGGTTCATCGCCGACTACTACGAGGACGACGACGCACCCCAGCACCTCCTCAAGCGACTGCCGAGCAAGGCCCCCTACTACGAGATGGAGGACGTGACCCGGGACCTCAACTTCGCGCTTGAGGACCGCACACGCCACGGGCAGAAGCTCCCGCTCCTGCTGATGCTGGACAACGGCTCGACGGAGGAGGACACGCCGGCCTACCGGAACCTCCAGCACTACGACATCCCCGTGGTCGTCGTCGACCACCACCACCCCGACCCCGAGGCCGTGGAACCGCTCATCGAACACCACGTCAACCCCTACCTCCACGACGAGGACTACCGCATCACGACGGGGATGCTCTGCGTGGAGCTGGCCCGGATGATCGACCCCGAGATCACCGACGACCTCCAGCACGTCCCCGCCGTCGCCGGGATCTCGGACCGCTCGGAGGGCGAGGCGATGGCCGACTACGTCGACCTGGCCCGCGAGAAGGGGTACGACGAGGACGACCTGCGCGACATCGGCGAGGCGCTGGACTACGCCACCCACTGGCTGCGCTACAGCTCCGGCGAGCGGCTCATCACCGACGTCCTCGACGTCGACTGCGACGACCGCGACCGCCACGAGGAGCTGGTCGAGTTCCTCGCGGACCGCGCCGAACGCGACGTCGAGGAACAGCTCGACGCCGCGATGAGCCACGTCGACCACGAGCGGCTGGACAACGGCGCGCACCTCTACACCATCGACGTGGAGAACCACGCCCACCGGTTCACCTACCCCGCGCCGGGCAAGACGACGGGGGAGATCCACGACCGGAAGGTCGCCGAGACGGGCGACCCCGTCATCACGATCGGCTACGGACCGGACTTCGCGGTCCTCCGGTCGGACGGCGTGCGACTCGACATCCCACAGATGGTCGCCGAACTGACCGAGGAGGTCGACGGCGGCGGCGTCTCCGGCGGCGGCCACCTCGTCGTCGGGTCGATCAAGTTCGTCTCCGGTCGCCGCGAGGCCGTCATCGACGCGCTGGTCGAGAAGATGGCCGACGCCGAGATCGACGAGGACCTCGGCAGTTCGACGGCGCTGCCCGGCGAGGTCTGA
- a CDS encoding phospholipase D-like domain-containing protein — MRSLVVTLALVALLVSPAAVPPASGTSDAGRPDRESPRVHAVYPDPVAAGDRGEFVVLAVPNDTRLGRYAITDGHSTARLPNATASGHVVLTGDPARVRNLTDRPVYGVADAPALANGGDTVRLLRGGTAVHTVRYRESSEGEVGVANGSVVRWRPLGATDRPVVTDRGGRVRVFALPDAPRAPLAAVRDADERLYLAGYTLTSRRVADALVAAHRRGVDVRVLLEGKPVGGRTRAGARTLDRLVAAGVEVRLVAGPYARYRYHHAKYAVADDRAVVLTENWKPAGVGGNSSRGWGVATGQSRVVDGLAGTFRADAGWRDAVPWSTFRRGRRFERGGRADATYPERFDPETVPVERTDLLVTPDNAQRALVGELDAAEASIAVVQPTVGDWDGPLLRALRRAADRGVETRLLLSSAWYVREENRRTVERFTAWADRTGAPLSAKLAAPGGRYAKIHAKGAVVDDRVVVGSLNWNEAAATRNREVLLVLHGDEAAAYFRRVFDADWRGGRPRLPLGLGAAVAGVLAVAGLAARRVRFEE; from the coding sequence ATGCGGTCGCTCGTCGTCACCCTCGCGCTCGTCGCGCTCCTGGTCAGTCCCGCGGCCGTCCCTCCCGCCAGCGGCACCTCCGACGCCGGGCGACCGGACCGCGAGTCCCCCCGCGTCCACGCCGTCTACCCCGACCCCGTCGCGGCCGGCGACCGCGGCGAGTTCGTCGTCCTCGCGGTCCCGAACGACACGCGACTGGGCCGGTACGCGATCACCGACGGCCACTCGACCGCGCGCCTCCCGAACGCGACGGCGAGCGGCCACGTCGTCCTGACGGGCGACCCCGCTCGCGTCCGGAACCTCACCGACCGGCCGGTGTACGGCGTCGCCGACGCGCCCGCACTCGCCAACGGCGGCGACACGGTCCGCCTGCTCCGGGGCGGGACGGCCGTCCACACCGTCCGCTACCGCGAGTCGAGCGAGGGCGAGGTCGGGGTCGCGAACGGCTCGGTCGTCCGCTGGCGGCCGCTGGGCGCGACGGACCGCCCGGTCGTGACCGACCGCGGGGGGCGCGTCCGCGTGTTCGCGCTCCCGGACGCGCCACGCGCCCCGTTGGCGGCCGTCCGGGACGCCGACGAGCGCCTCTACCTCGCCGGCTACACGCTCACCTCGCGACGGGTCGCCGACGCGCTCGTCGCGGCCCACCGCCGGGGCGTCGACGTCCGCGTCCTGCTGGAGGGGAAACCGGTCGGTGGCCGCACGCGGGCCGGTGCTCGCACGCTCGACCGGCTCGTCGCCGCCGGCGTCGAGGTCCGACTCGTCGCCGGTCCCTACGCCCGCTATCGGTACCACCACGCGAAGTACGCCGTCGCCGACGACCGGGCGGTGGTCCTGACGGAGAACTGGAAGCCCGCCGGCGTCGGCGGCAACAGCAGCCGCGGGTGGGGCGTCGCGACGGGGCAGTCTCGCGTCGTCGACGGGCTCGCGGGCACCTTCCGCGCCGACGCGGGCTGGCGCGACGCCGTCCCGTGGTCGACGTTCCGGCGCGGTCGCCGGTTCGAGCGCGGCGGCCGCGCCGACGCGACCTACCCTGAGCGGTTCGATCCCGAGACCGTCCCGGTCGAGCGGACCGACCTGCTGGTGACGCCGGACAACGCCCAGCGGGCGCTCGTCGGCGAACTCGACGCCGCCGAGGCGTCGATCGCCGTCGTCCAGCCGACCGTCGGCGACTGGGACGGCCCGCTGCTGCGTGCGCTCCGCCGGGCCGCCGACCGGGGCGTCGAGACCCGTCTCCTCCTGAGTTCGGCGTGGTACGTCCGCGAGGAGAACCGGCGGACAGTCGAGCGGTTCACCGCCTGGGCCGACCGGACCGGCGCACCGCTGTCGGCGAAGCTCGCCGCCCCCGGCGGGCGCTACGCCAAGATCCACGCCAAGGGGGCGGTCGTCGACGACCGGGTGGTCGTCGGGAGCCTGAACTGGAACGAGGCCGCCGCGACGCGGAACCGCGAGGTCCTGCTGGTCCTCCACGGCGACGAGGCGGCCGCCTACTTCCGGCGGGTCTTCGACGCCGACTGGCGCGGCGGGCGGCCGCGGCTCCCGCTCGGGCTCGGGGCCGCCGTCGCGGGCGTCCTCGCCGTCGCCGGACTCGCGGCTCGCCGGGTGCGGTTCGAGGAGTGA
- a CDS encoding HEAT repeat domain-containing protein — MSNGDDETDAPDEDAETEADSATDVSAEELESRLDDAAEELEAAETEADLDAAEATLDDIESDLEAADLPEPDEDDEDAEDPREELESRLSDLRDDLESQRGPYAEDVVGLVEDARSTVADSEWTDDGETEAHEAVADFLAASEEYVDHDADAGEDLDAAADALGTVADAIESAALDADEDEETIAGLLEAAETLESALEDAEVWDDLTVREQLDAKGFYDVLTNENRKDFPAEWNAAKIHAEQGNLELVTFAFEKLGSEFYEDYTIDILHNLGRDAQPAFDVMHEKAQRRDKGPIEVLGKMGDERATDTLHDFIDGDGDAALQKVTLRALGSIGSAESVQPVANRLDADNDDVRSSAARALGLLGDTRAVEPLADVLESDDSDSVRASAAWALRQIGTERALAEAAQYADDRAYIVQAEAEKASSA, encoded by the coding sequence ATGAGCAACGGGGACGACGAGACGGACGCACCCGACGAGGACGCCGAGACCGAGGCGGACTCGGCGACCGACGTCAGCGCCGAGGAGCTGGAGTCGCGCCTCGACGACGCCGCCGAGGAACTGGAGGCCGCCGAGACGGAGGCCGACCTCGACGCCGCCGAGGCGACGCTCGACGACATCGAGAGCGACCTGGAGGCGGCGGACCTGCCCGAACCGGACGAGGACGACGAGGACGCCGAGGACCCCCGCGAGGAGCTGGAGTCCCGGCTCTCGGACCTGCGCGACGACCTCGAGTCCCAGCGCGGGCCCTACGCCGAGGACGTCGTCGGCCTCGTCGAGGACGCCCGGTCGACGGTCGCCGACAGCGAGTGGACCGACGACGGGGAGACGGAGGCCCACGAGGCCGTCGCGGACTTCCTCGCCGCGAGCGAGGAGTACGTCGACCACGACGCCGACGCGGGCGAGGACCTCGACGCCGCGGCGGACGCGCTGGGGACGGTCGCCGACGCGATCGAGTCGGCCGCCCTCGACGCCGACGAGGACGAGGAGACGATCGCCGGCCTGCTGGAGGCCGCCGAGACGCTCGAGTCGGCCCTCGAGGACGCCGAAGTGTGGGACGACCTCACCGTCCGCGAGCAACTGGACGCCAAGGGGTTCTACGACGTGCTGACGAACGAGAACCGCAAGGACTTCCCGGCCGAGTGGAACGCCGCGAAGATCCACGCCGAGCAGGGGAACCTCGAACTCGTGACGTTCGCCTTCGAGAAGCTGGGCTCGGAGTTCTACGAGGACTACACCATCGACATCCTCCACAACCTCGGCCGGGACGCCCAGCCCGCCTTCGACGTGATGCACGAGAAGGCCCAGCGCCGCGACAAGGGGCCGATCGAGGTACTGGGGAAGATGGGCGACGAGCGCGCGACCGACACCCTCCACGACTTCATCGACGGGGACGGCGACGCCGCCCTCCAGAAGGTCACCCTGCGCGCGCTGGGTTCGATCGGGAGCGCGGAGTCCGTCCAACCCGTCGCGAACCGGCTCGACGCCGACAACGACGACGTGCGCTCGTCGGCGGCCCGGGCGCTGGGCCTGCTCGGGGACACGCGCGCCGTCGAACCGCTCGCCGACGTGCTCGAGTCCGACGACAGCGACTCCGTCAGGGCATCCGCCGCGTGGGCGCTCCGACAGATCGGGACCGAGCGCGCGCTGGCGGAGGCCGCGCAGTACGCCGACGATCGTGCGTACATCGTGCAGGCCGAGGCCGAGAAAGCGAGCAGCGCCTGA
- a CDS encoding uracil-xanthine permease family protein — protein MSDGDDFEEVEKDFAPEGPDVPGDTEAAGFVEYGIEDRPPRGESVLLGVQHYLTMIGASVAIPLGLAGAMGMFDAAPTQVARLIGTFFVVSGIATLAQTTIGNRYPIVQGGTFSMLAPALAIVGVLAQQGADWQTMLVELQGAVIVAGIVEVAIGYTGLMGKLKRYVGPVVIAPVIALIGLALFNVPQIANPNFAAPGTGQNWWLLGLTMLSIVVFSQYLDKRHRAFKLFPVLLGIAFAWVIAAVLSVTGVFAEESVSYVALGGLTSAPLVQPIYPFQWGLPQFTPGFVVGMMAGMLASVVESFGDYHSVARIAGKGAPSAERIDHGIGMEGVGNVFAGVMGTGNGCTSYTENVGAIAITGVASRYVVQIGAVVMILAGYFGPIGQLFATIPAPIIGGLYMVMFGQIAAVGLSQLKYVDLDANRNIFIVGFALFAGLAVPEYMSQVGQGLDAGGATALQQGLAGVPVLGAVLGTDVVATTLFVVGGTGMVVGGFVAFVLDNTIPGTREERGLTAWETLTEDDDAFVSAVDRLRGRGGDRPPARGDD, from the coding sequence ATGAGCGACGGAGACGACTTCGAGGAGGTGGAGAAGGACTTCGCGCCGGAGGGGCCGGACGTGCCCGGCGACACGGAGGCCGCGGGGTTCGTCGAGTACGGCATCGAGGACCGGCCGCCACGCGGCGAGTCGGTCCTGCTGGGCGTCCAGCACTACCTGACGATGATCGGCGCGTCGGTCGCCATCCCGCTCGGGCTCGCGGGCGCGATGGGGATGTTCGACGCCGCCCCGACGCAGGTCGCGCGACTCATCGGGACGTTCTTCGTCGTCTCGGGCATCGCGACGCTGGCCCAGACGACCATCGGGAACCGCTACCCCATCGTCCAGGGCGGGACGTTCTCGATGCTCGCTCCGGCGCTGGCCATCGTCGGCGTGCTGGCCCAGCAGGGGGCCGACTGGCAGACGATGCTCGTCGAGCTCCAGGGTGCGGTCATCGTCGCCGGGATCGTCGAGGTGGCGATCGGCTACACCGGCCTGATGGGGAAGCTGAAACGCTACGTCGGTCCCGTCGTCATCGCGCCGGTCATCGCGCTCATCGGGCTGGCGCTGTTCAACGTCCCGCAGATCGCGAACCCGAACTTCGCCGCGCCGGGGACCGGACAGAACTGGTGGCTGCTGGGGCTGACGATGCTCTCGATCGTCGTCTTCTCGCAGTACCTCGACAAGCGCCACCGGGCGTTCAAGCTGTTCCCGGTGCTGCTGGGGATCGCGTTCGCGTGGGTGATCGCGGCCGTCCTCTCGGTGACGGGCGTCTTCGCCGAGGAGTCCGTGAGCTACGTCGCGCTGGGCGGCCTGACGAGCGCGCCGCTGGTCCAGCCGATCTACCCCTTCCAGTGGGGGCTGCCCCAGTTCACCCCCGGCTTCGTCGTCGGGATGATGGCGGGGATGCTGGCCTCCGTGGTCGAGAGCTTCGGCGACTACCACTCCGTCGCCCGCATCGCGGGCAAGGGCGCGCCCAGCGCCGAGCGCATCGACCACGGCATCGGGATGGAGGGGGTCGGCAACGTCTTCGCGGGGGTGATGGGCACCGGGAACGGCTGTACCTCCTACACCGAGAACGTCGGTGCCATCGCGATCACGGGGGTCGCCTCGCGCTACGTCGTCCAGATCGGCGCGGTCGTGATGATCCTGGCGGGCTACTTCGGCCCGATCGGGCAACTGTTCGCGACCATCCCCGCGCCGATCATCGGCGGCCTCTACATGGTGATGTTCGGACAGATCGCCGCCGTCGGCCTCTCGCAGCTGAAGTACGTCGACCTCGACGCCAACCGCAACATCTTCATCGTCGGCTTCGCGCTGTTCGCCGGCCTGGCGGTCCCCGAGTACATGAGCCAGGTCGGCCAGGGGCTCGACGCCGGCGGCGCGACGGCGCTCCAGCAGGGGCTGGCCGGCGTCCCCGTCCTGGGTGCCGTCCTGGGGACCGACGTGGTGGCGACGACGCTGTTCGTCGTCGGCGGCACCGGGATGGTCGTCGGCGGGTTCGTCGCGTTCGTCCTCGACAACACCATCCCCGGTACCCGCGAGGAGCGGGGCCTGACCGCCTGGGAGACGCTCACCGAGGACGACGACGCGTTCGTCTCGGCCGTCGACCGACTCCGCGGTCGCGGCGGCGACCGGCCACCGGCCCGCGGCGACGACTGA
- the purE gene encoding 5-(carboxyamino)imidazole ribonucleotide mutase, translated as MPADSVQSLIDQLHEEAEMDRPAAETPDVGIVMGSDSDLPTMAGGKGKRPGAHAALAEELGFAEQTDYTDAPDARFTFETFVVSAHRTPELMYAYAETAAARGIDVVIAGAGGKSADLPNMTASIAYPLPVIGVPVQEKSVDSVIGMPQGAPITAVDAGKSFNAALTAVQILSREHDELRERLLDYHEGLQEEVGEVSRDLHELGTPGFKDAYWDEE; from the coding sequence ATGCCCGCAGACAGCGTCCAGTCGCTCATCGACCAGTTACACGAGGAGGCCGAGATGGACCGACCGGCGGCGGAGACGCCCGACGTCGGGATCGTGATGGGGTCGGACTCCGATCTCCCGACGATGGCCGGCGGGAAGGGGAAGCGGCCGGGAGCCCACGCCGCGCTCGCGGAGGAGCTCGGTTTCGCGGAACAGACCGACTACACCGACGCCCCGGACGCGCGGTTCACCTTCGAGACGTTCGTCGTCTCGGCCCACCGGACCCCCGAGCTGATGTACGCCTACGCCGAGACGGCGGCGGCTCGCGGTATCGACGTCGTGATCGCGGGCGCTGGCGGGAAGTCGGCGGACCTGCCGAACATGACCGCGAGCATCGCCTACCCCCTGCCGGTGATCGGCGTCCCCGTCCAGGAGAAGTCCGTCGACAGCGTCATCGGGATGCCACAGGGTGCGCCGATCACCGCCGTCGACGCCGGGAAGTCGTTCAACGCCGCCCTGACCGCCGTCCAGATCCTCTCCCGGGAACACGACGAACTCCGGGAGCGTCTCCTCGACTACCACGAGGGGCTACAAGAGGAGGTCGGCGAGGTGTCGCGTGACCTCCACGAACTGGGGACGCCCGGGTTCAAAGACGCGTACTGGGACGAGGAGTGA
- a CDS encoding NADH-quinone oxidoreductase subunit A → MSNPWIAIGALAVVGLAIPISMMAVSSLLRPSVPEQGKRATYESGEVPTGSSRQIKFNIQYYMVALLFVVFDIETVLIFPWTVIYRDAVSAVGMTTVLVPMVVFIGVLVVGLGWAWRNGAVRWVRSPRATKGADTYE, encoded by the coding sequence ATGAGTAATCCATGGATTGCCATCGGGGCACTCGCGGTCGTTGGACTGGCGATTCCCATCAGTATGATGGCCGTCTCCAGTCTCCTGCGGCCCAGCGTTCCCGAGCAGGGCAAACGCGCCACCTACGAGTCCGGCGAAGTCCCGACCGGCAGCAGCCGACAGATCAAGTTCAATATCCAGTACTACATGGTCGCGCTGCTGTTCGTGGTCTTCGACATCGAGACCGTCCTCATCTTCCCGTGGACGGTCATCTACCGCGACGCCGTCAGCGCGGTGGGGATGACGACGGTCCTCGTGCCGATGGTCGTGTTCATCGGCGTCCTCGTCGTCGGTCTCGGTTGGGCGTGGCGCAACGGCGCAGTCAGATGGGTGCGCAGTCCGCGCGCCACCAAGGGGGCAGACACGTATGAGTAG
- a CDS encoding NADH-quinone oxidoreductase subunit B, producing MSSDQTPPAVDDVSTQEARMGEGVDDRFNSKLREAFGSTPFILTKFDKFMNWVRGSSMFMLQFGIACCSIEMISTYAIKHDLDRFGAGVPRASPRQADVIIVPGTIVSKFAPRMKRVYDQMPEPKFVVSMGSCTISGGPFQEGYNVIKGAEEVIPVDIHVPGCPPRPEALIYGVAKLQERIANGESSPVTVKPYELEQFGDLEQDELVQKLASEIDEEDLVMRYNWNDSP from the coding sequence ATGAGTAGTGACCAGACACCACCGGCAGTCGACGACGTATCGACACAGGAGGCCCGGATGGGCGAGGGAGTCGACGACCGCTTCAACTCCAAGCTGCGGGAGGCGTTCGGCTCCACGCCGTTCATCCTGACCAAGTTCGACAAGTTCATGAACTGGGTCCGGGGCTCCTCGATGTTCATGCTGCAGTTCGGGATCGCCTGCTGCAGCATCGAGATGATCTCGACGTACGCCATCAAGCACGACCTCGACCGCTTCGGTGCCGGGGTCCCGCGGGCCTCCCCGCGGCAGGCCGACGTCATCATCGTCCCGGGGACCATCGTCTCGAAGTTCGCCCCGCGGATGAAGCGGGTCTACGACCAGATGCCCGAGCCGAAGTTCGTCGTCTCGATGGGGTCGTGTACCATCTCCGGCGGCCCGTTCCAGGAGGGGTACAACGTCATCAAGGGCGCGGAGGAGGTCATCCCGGTCGACATCCACGTCCCCGGCTGTCCGCCCCGGCCCGAGGCGCTCATCTACGGCGTCGCCAAGCTCCAGGAGCGCATCGCGAACGGCGAGTCCTCGCCGGTGACGGTCAAGCCCTACGAGCTCGAACAGTTCGGTGACCTCGAACAGGACGAACTCGTCCAGAAGCTCGCCAGCGAGATCGACGAGGAGGATCTCGTGATGCGGTACAACTGGAACGATTCGCCATGA